A single Notoacmeibacter ruber DNA region contains:
- a CDS encoding alpha-ketoacid dehydrogenase subunit beta, whose product MSAMNMVQALNSALDVKLGEDPDIMIFGEDVGYFGGVFRVTDKLQEKHGLTRCFDTPISEGGIVATAIGMGAYGLRPVVEIQFADYILPAFDQLVSEAARLRYRSNGEFWAPITVRVPYGGGIFGGQTHSQSPEALFTHVTGLKSVIPSNPYDAKGLLISAIEEDDPVIFFEPKRLYNGLFEGRPDDPVKPWKNHPLAEVPEDIYRVPLGKARMIREGEAVTVLAYGTMVHVALSAIEECGIDAELLDLRSLVPLDIDAIVESVQKTGRCVIVHEASRFAGFGGELSSLVQERCFYHLRAPIERVTGWDTPYPHAFEWDYFPGPKRIIDALQRTQEV is encoded by the coding sequence ATGAGCGCGATGAATATGGTTCAGGCGCTGAACTCGGCGCTCGATGTGAAGCTGGGCGAAGATCCCGACATCATGATCTTCGGCGAAGATGTCGGCTATTTTGGCGGCGTTTTCCGCGTTACCGACAAATTGCAGGAAAAGCACGGGCTGACGCGCTGCTTCGATACGCCGATCTCCGAGGGCGGCATCGTCGCGACGGCAATCGGTATGGGCGCCTATGGATTGCGGCCCGTCGTCGAGATTCAGTTCGCCGATTACATCTTGCCAGCCTTCGATCAGCTCGTCTCTGAGGCCGCCCGCTTGCGCTACCGGTCCAATGGCGAATTCTGGGCGCCAATCACGGTTCGTGTGCCCTATGGGGGCGGCATTTTCGGCGGTCAGACACACAGCCAGAGTCCCGAAGCACTTTTTACCCACGTGACCGGATTGAAATCCGTCATTCCATCGAACCCCTATGATGCCAAGGGGCTGCTTATTTCCGCGATCGAGGAGGATGATCCGGTTATCTTCTTCGAGCCTAAGAGGCTCTATAATGGGCTCTTCGAAGGACGGCCGGACGATCCTGTAAAGCCTTGGAAGAACCATCCATTGGCCGAGGTTCCCGAAGATATTTACCGCGTGCCCCTCGGCAAGGCGCGTATGATCCGGGAAGGCGAGGCCGTCACCGTCCTCGCTTACGGCACCATGGTTCATGTCGCTCTGTCTGCCATTGAGGAATGCGGCATTGATGCCGAACTTCTCGACCTGCGCAGCCTGGTACCACTCGATATCGATGCGATCGTGGAATCCGTCCAGAAGACAGGCCGCTGTGTGATCGTGCACGAAGCGTCGCGCTTTGCCGGTTTTGGTGGTGAGCTCTCATCGCTGGTTCAGGAGCGGTGCTTCTATCATCTGCGGGCACCAATCGAGCGCGTCACCGGGTGGGACACGCCCTATCCGCATGCATTCGAGTGGGACTACTTCCCGGGTCCCAAACGTATCATCGATGCACTTCAGCGCACGCAGGAGGTGTGA
- a CDS encoding thiamine pyrophosphate-dependent enzyme — translation MKNRPELSLHIPEPASRPGGEPDFTALPLQDAGEQRCPDTLAPESELRDMPYGLVRVLDDEGKAVGPWAPDLPADHLLKGLEAMVLTRIFDDRLFRANRQGKTSFYMKSSGEEAIGAAHSLCLGERDMCFPTYRLLSWLMARDYPIVALCNQIFSNAKDPLEGRQMPVLYSAREYGFYSISGNLGSRLGHAVGWAMASAYRHDDSIAIGYVGEGTTAEGNVHEALTFAAVYRAPVILCVTNNQWAISSYSGIAGGDRTTFAAKALAYGLPGLRVDGNDFLAIHAATKWARERALGNKGATLIELVTYRQAAHSSSDDPTRYRPKDEAEAFPLGDPIDRLKQHLIVRGDLTEDAYEALHSDCEKRVREALREAEAIGTLGQSKPSVKAMFEQVFKEPDWRLIEQRREAGY, via the coding sequence ATGAAAAACAGGCCGGAGCTTTCGCTCCATATTCCAGAGCCGGCGAGCCGCCCGGGCGGCGAACCCGATTTCACTGCCCTGCCGCTTCAAGATGCCGGCGAGCAGCGCTGCCCAGACACACTTGCGCCCGAGTCCGAACTCCGGGACATGCCCTATGGGCTTGTTCGTGTGCTGGACGATGAGGGCAAGGCTGTCGGCCCCTGGGCACCTGATCTGCCAGCGGACCACCTGCTGAAAGGTCTGGAGGCAATGGTCCTGACGCGGATTTTCGATGACCGCCTGTTTCGCGCCAACCGCCAGGGCAAGACCAGCTTTTACATGAAATCTTCTGGTGAAGAGGCGATCGGCGCGGCTCATTCTCTATGCCTCGGCGAGCGCGATATGTGCTTTCCCACCTATCGGCTCCTAAGTTGGCTGATGGCGCGTGATTACCCGATCGTCGCTCTTTGCAACCAGATCTTCTCCAATGCCAAGGATCCGTTGGAGGGCCGTCAGATGCCGGTTCTCTATTCGGCCCGCGAATACGGATTCTATTCGATTTCAGGTAATCTTGGCAGCCGCCTTGGTCATGCTGTCGGGTGGGCAATGGCATCGGCCTATCGACATGACGACAGTATCGCGATCGGTTATGTGGGCGAGGGCACCACTGCGGAAGGCAATGTCCACGAGGCGCTGACCTTTGCGGCTGTTTACCGCGCCCCTGTCATCCTTTGCGTGACCAACAATCAATGGGCAATTTCCAGCTATTCGGGGATCGCGGGCGGTGACAGGACGACCTTTGCCGCGAAGGCGCTGGCCTATGGCCTTCCAGGCCTGCGGGTCGATGGAAACGATTTCCTTGCAATCCATGCCGCGACGAAATGGGCTCGTGAGCGTGCGCTCGGCAATAAGGGTGCGACGCTGATCGAACTGGTGACGTATCGACAGGCGGCTCACTCCTCCAGCGACGACCCGACACGCTATCGCCCGAAAGACGAGGCCGAGGCCTTTCCGCTCGGCGACCCCATCGACCGGCTCAAGCAGCATCTCATCGTTCGAGGCGATCTGACGGAGGATGCCTATGAGGCGCTTCACAGCGATTGCGAGAAACGTGTGCGCGAAGCCCTTCGCGAGGCGGAAGCCATCGGCACGCTCGGCCAGTCGAAGCCGAGCGTCAAGGCGATGTTCGAGCAGGTCTTCAAGGAGCCGGACTGGCGCCTGATCGAGCAGCGTCGGGAGGCGGGGTACTAA
- a CDS encoding Lrp/AsnC family transcriptional regulator yields the protein MKAYRSTLLLDATDMRILEALQKDCAVSMVDLGEIVGLSSTPLWRRLKKLENDGYIRGRVAILDPEKLGLEINIFASIRLNQHDEETLEAFERAALEEAEIMECYSMSGESDFLLRVVVESIAYYEKYLKRVLLHLPGVAAVNSHFTLKRVKQTTQLPLRQDAV from the coding sequence ATGAAAGCATATCGTAGCACACTCCTTCTCGATGCGACGGACATGCGCATTCTCGAAGCGCTACAAAAAGACTGCGCAGTCTCCATGGTAGATTTGGGAGAAATCGTCGGACTATCCAGCACGCCACTTTGGCGGCGTCTGAAAAAGCTGGAGAATGACGGCTATATTCGAGGACGCGTCGCCATTCTTGACCCGGAAAAGCTCGGTTTGGAAATCAATATATTCGCCAGCATCCGCCTTAATCAGCACGATGAGGAGACCCTTGAAGCGTTCGAACGCGCAGCGCTTGAAGAGGCTGAAATCATGGAATGTTATTCGATGAGCGGGGAGAGCGATTTTCTGCTCCGCGTCGTGGTCGAGAGCATCGCCTATTATGAGAAATATCTGAAACGCGTGCTGCTTCATCTACCCGGCGTGGCGGCGGTCAATTCCCATTTCACCTTGAAGCGGGTGAAGCAGACGACGCAATTGCCCTTGCGCCAGGACGCTGTGTGA
- a CDS encoding FAS1-like dehydratase domain-containing protein, with amino-acid sequence MMALSELDMEVLNGWVGRSEVAEDTVTPGLIERFRATLGPWLFRGEQVDTLPLGGHWCLAPPSAPLGALGPDGHPERGGFLPPVPFENRMWAGGALSFHGPVAANDRVVRASRIAKITPKRGRSGPLVFVSVEHAYHVGDRLAVEERQDLVYRPLHKSSVAKGEGGEGPGPADAFTGDPVTLFRYSALTFNGHRIHYDYPYATREEGYAGLVVHGPLQATLLMNAAAERLKTGALRFEYRGLAPLIVGQPVSIDAEDDRLWLKKSDGTITFESRYQYL; translated from the coding sequence ATGATGGCACTTTCGGAACTCGATATGGAGGTGTTGAACGGATGGGTGGGCCGCTCAGAAGTCGCGGAGGATACTGTTACGCCCGGCCTGATCGAACGGTTTCGTGCGACGCTTGGCCCCTGGCTATTTCGTGGGGAACAGGTGGATACTTTACCCCTTGGCGGTCATTGGTGTCTGGCTCCCCCGAGCGCGCCACTTGGCGCCCTCGGCCCTGACGGTCATCCGGAACGGGGCGGCTTCCTGCCTCCGGTGCCGTTTGAAAACCGGATGTGGGCGGGCGGCGCGCTCAGCTTTCACGGCCCGGTTGCGGCGAACGACAGGGTTGTAAGGGCCTCTCGGATTGCGAAGATCACGCCCAAGAGGGGTCGAAGCGGTCCGCTCGTCTTCGTCAGCGTCGAGCACGCCTACCATGTCGGCGATCGTCTCGCCGTCGAGGAGCGTCAGGATCTCGTTTACAGGCCGTTGCACAAATCATCCGTCGCGAAAGGCGAAGGCGGTGAGGGGCCTGGACCAGCCGACGCGTTCACAGGCGATCCCGTCACGCTGTTCCGCTATTCGGCCCTGACCTTCAACGGCCATCGTATTCACTATGATTACCCCTACGCCACCAGAGAGGAAGGCTACGCTGGACTGGTGGTTCATGGGCCGCTCCAGGCGACCTTGCTGATGAACGCGGCCGCGGAACGTCTGAAGACCGGCGCGCTCCGCTTCGAATATCGGGGCTTGGCCCCTTTGATCGTGGGCCAGCCTGTCTCCATCGATGCTGAGGACGATCGGCTCTGGCTGAAGAAATCCGATGGGACGATCACTTTCGAAAGCCGCTACCAATATCTCTGA
- a CDS encoding HpcH/HpaI aldolase/citrate lyase family protein, which yields MIDETRLLNNLSFPLFVPATRPERLAKAFAAGADTVIMDLEDAVSPDKKSDARRLPEGAVSKHRSGQFLLRVNAHSTQWYEDDVAFAAQAGFDGVVLPKAEDSRTVEALRETLGEGRMIIALVETVHALSEIDAIARLSDRLAFGSIDFAEDMGCAHNQTALLPIRSRIVQAARLAERPAPLDGVTTSTKEAELVRRDAAHASEMGFGGKLLIHPMQIEPSRGAFRPDAESIAWAERVLAGGGTEDARSVDGAMVDAPVVARARRIVQRAKDLS from the coding sequence ATGATCGACGAGACAAGGTTACTGAACAATCTGAGCTTCCCGCTGTTTGTTCCCGCCACGCGGCCGGAACGGCTTGCGAAGGCCTTCGCCGCAGGCGCCGATACGGTCATTATGGACTTGGAAGATGCCGTTTCTCCGGACAAAAAGTCCGATGCGCGTCGTCTGCCGGAGGGCGCCGTTTCGAAGCATCGTTCCGGGCAATTTTTACTTCGGGTCAACGCTCACTCGACGCAGTGGTACGAGGATGATGTTGCCTTTGCAGCCCAGGCGGGATTCGATGGCGTTGTATTACCGAAAGCCGAAGATTCCCGCACGGTCGAAGCCCTGCGTGAAACGTTGGGAGAGGGCAGGATGATCATTGCCCTTGTCGAGACGGTACACGCCCTGAGCGAGATCGACGCGATCGCCCGTCTTTCAGACCGATTGGCCTTCGGTTCGATCGACTTTGCGGAGGATATGGGGTGCGCCCATAACCAGACCGCGCTTTTGCCGATACGAAGCCGCATCGTGCAGGCGGCCCGGCTTGCGGAGCGGCCTGCGCCGCTCGATGGCGTCACGACGTCGACGAAAGAAGCAGAACTGGTGCGCCGTGATGCCGCGCATGCAAGTGAAATGGGTTTCGGCGGCAAATTGCTCATACACCCCATGCAGATCGAACCAAGCCGTGGTGCTTTCCGCCCGGACGCCGAGAGCATCGCCTGGGCCGAACGTGTTTTGGCCGGCGGGGGGACGGAGGACGCGCGAAGCGTGGATGGAGCAATGGTGGACGCGCCCGTGGTCGCGCGCGCGAGGCGCATCGTTCAACGCGCTAAGGACCTTTCATGA
- a CDS encoding acyl-CoA dehydrogenase family protein, translating into MQTSAPQQHDDLRDALRALCSEFPAEYHRRHGAEGSYPEEFIEALTKAGWLAAMIPEEYGGSGLGLTEASIVMEEINRAGGNAGHCHGQMYNMGTLLRHGSEAQKKTYLPKIASGELRLQSMAVTEPTTGTDTTKLKTTANRKGDKYVVNGQKVWISRIQHSDLMILLARTTPLADVKRKSEGLSVFLVEIGQVLGNGMKVQPIPNMVGHETNELFFDEMEIPADSLIGEEGRGFRYILDGLNAERTLIAAECIGDGYWFLEKARDYAADREVFGRSIGQNQGIQFPLARAYVNVEAANLMRFEACRRFDAMESAGAQANMAKLLAADASWEAANTCLQTFGGFGFAAEYDVERKFRETRLYQVAPISTNLILSYVAEHILGLPRSF; encoded by the coding sequence GTGCAAACCAGTGCGCCACAACAGCATGACGATCTGCGCGATGCCTTGCGCGCGCTTTGCTCGGAGTTTCCCGCCGAATACCACCGCCGACACGGAGCGGAAGGCAGCTATCCCGAGGAGTTCATCGAAGCGCTGACGAAAGCTGGTTGGCTCGCCGCCATGATCCCGGAAGAATACGGGGGCTCGGGGCTGGGCCTCACGGAAGCGTCCATCGTGATGGAGGAAATCAATCGGGCTGGCGGCAATGCCGGTCATTGCCACGGTCAGATGTACAATATGGGCACCTTGCTGCGGCACGGTTCGGAAGCCCAGAAAAAGACCTATCTGCCGAAGATCGCCAGCGGAGAATTGCGTCTGCAGTCGATGGCTGTCACCGAGCCGACGACCGGCACCGACACAACAAAACTAAAGACGACAGCCAACAGAAAGGGCGACAAATATGTCGTCAACGGACAGAAGGTCTGGATCAGCCGGATCCAGCATTCCGACCTCATGATCCTCTTGGCGCGCACCACGCCGCTTGCTGACGTCAAACGCAAATCGGAAGGGCTCTCCGTCTTCCTCGTCGAGATCGGTCAGGTTCTTGGAAACGGTATGAAGGTTCAGCCGATCCCCAACATGGTTGGCCACGAGACCAATGAGTTGTTTTTCGACGAGATGGAAATTCCTGCCGATAGCCTTATCGGTGAAGAGGGGCGGGGGTTCCGCTACATCCTGGACGGGCTGAATGCGGAGCGGACGCTCATTGCCGCGGAATGTATCGGCGACGGATACTGGTTTCTGGAAAAGGCAAGAGACTATGCCGCGGACCGTGAGGTTTTCGGCCGTTCAATCGGCCAGAACCAGGGCATCCAGTTCCCCTTGGCGCGCGCCTATGTGAATGTCGAGGCTGCCAATCTCATGCGCTTTGAGGCCTGCCGCAGATTCGATGCGATGGAGTCCGCAGGCGCTCAGGCCAATATGGCAAAACTTCTTGCGGCGGATGCATCCTGGGAAGCGGCGAATACCTGTCTTCAAACCTTTGGAGGTTTTGGTTTTGCCGCAGAATACGACGTGGAGAGGAAATTCCGTGAAACGCGCCTCTATCAGGTCGCGCCGATTTCAACCAATCTGATCTTATCCTATGTCGCCGAACATATACTCGGCCTTCCGCGCAGTTTCTAA
- a CDS encoding LysR family transcriptional regulator: protein MDFRQLRNFVQIVELNSITAAAERLNIAQPALSRQVKALESELNVRLLRRHGRGVMPTEEGLRLAGRARNIIEDVDELAGDISGGQKTLSGMLTLGLPPTVSAVLAYHLIERTLQDYPDVKLRIVSGFSGHIQDWLLRGTIDLGVAYEGQKSPSIKSQPIIRERLFMIQSASGAKEQAETPISVQEALAQPLILPNPEHGLRGRIDTIARQQGIELNVVLEIDILPTMLAFVERGLGGTILPLVSVIDEIRAGRLVARPIVEQPIDRTLVLMTPLNRPASRLTNSFAEFLIVEVHGIATSGEWPATTL, encoded by the coding sequence ATGGATTTTCGGCAGCTTCGTAACTTCGTCCAGATCGTCGAACTCAACAGCATTACCGCGGCAGCCGAACGGCTGAACATCGCCCAACCAGCCCTTAGCCGACAGGTGAAAGCTCTCGAAAGCGAACTGAATGTCCGACTGCTGCGGCGGCACGGGCGTGGCGTGATGCCGACGGAGGAGGGTCTGCGTCTGGCAGGCCGCGCCCGAAACATCATCGAGGATGTCGATGAACTGGCTGGAGATATCTCCGGCGGCCAGAAGACATTGAGCGGCATGTTGACGCTGGGCCTTCCGCCCACCGTCTCCGCCGTCCTTGCTTATCATTTGATCGAGCGGACCCTTCAGGATTATCCGGACGTGAAACTCAGGATCGTGTCGGGTTTCAGCGGCCATATACAAGACTGGCTTCTGCGGGGCACAATCGATCTTGGGGTCGCGTATGAGGGCCAGAAATCGCCTTCCATCAAGTCGCAGCCCATCATCCGCGAGCGGCTTTTCATGATCCAGTCTGCATCCGGCGCAAAGGAGCAGGCGGAAACGCCGATCAGCGTGCAAGAGGCCCTCGCCCAGCCCTTGATCCTTCCCAATCCTGAGCACGGCTTGCGGGGGCGGATCGACACGATCGCCAGGCAACAGGGCATCGAACTCAACGTCGTTCTGGAGATCGATATCCTTCCCACCATGCTGGCCTTTGTCGAGCGGGGGCTCGGCGGAACGATATTGCCGCTCGTCAGCGTGATCGACGAGATTCGTGCGGGCCGGCTGGTTGCACGGCCGATTGTCGAGCAGCCCATCGATCGAACACTGGTTCTGATGACCCCACTCAATCGCCCCGCCTCACGCCTGACGAACAGCTTTGCCGAGTTTCTCATTGTCGAAGTCCACGGCATTGCGACATCCGGAGAGTGGCCAGCCACAACGCTTTGA
- a CDS encoding CaiB/BaiF CoA transferase family protein, translating to MASRPLEGILVISIEQAVAAPYCTSRLADAGARVIKVERPEGDFARGYDRAAGGESSYFVWLNRGKESLALDLNEEQDRNLLQTIADSADVLVQNLKPGTLERKGLGTARLRESNPKLITCSISGYGETGPYAERKAYDLLIQAESGLCSITGGPEEPARVGISMVDIATGAAAHAAILESLIARGRTGHGTDIRISMFDVIAEWLSVPFLHAASGTSPKRIGLAHPSISPYGVFTTADDQQILISIQNDREWAALARDVMKRPELIEDPLFATNNARVANRPNVDGAVQAAIGDRNAGEIAETLLTANIAFAGVNDMDALLNHPHLSTATVQTPDGANVRLPAPAAIFEGDRRMEEARCPSVGENSAAIREEFSAR from the coding sequence ATGGCCAGCCGCCCTCTCGAAGGCATTCTCGTCATCTCCATCGAACAGGCTGTGGCTGCTCCATACTGCACCTCGCGCCTTGCCGATGCGGGGGCGCGCGTCATCAAGGTCGAAAGACCGGAAGGCGACTTTGCCCGCGGCTATGACCGTGCAGCCGGTGGCGAGAGCAGTTATTTCGTCTGGTTGAACAGGGGAAAGGAATCGCTCGCTCTCGATTTGAACGAGGAACAGGACCGAAATCTCCTGCAAACCATCGCGGACAGCGCCGACGTTCTGGTTCAAAATCTCAAACCCGGCACGCTGGAGCGCAAGGGTCTCGGAACCGCCAGACTTCGTGAAAGCAACCCGAAGCTGATCACCTGCTCGATCAGCGGCTATGGCGAGACCGGCCCCTATGCGGAACGCAAAGCCTACGACCTCCTCATCCAGGCGGAATCGGGCCTGTGCAGCATTACCGGCGGACCTGAAGAGCCAGCCCGCGTCGGTATCTCCATGGTCGACATAGCCACCGGCGCGGCCGCGCACGCCGCGATACTGGAATCGCTTATTGCGCGCGGCAGAACCGGCCATGGCACCGATATTCGCATTTCGATGTTTGATGTCATTGCGGAATGGCTGAGCGTCCCCTTTCTGCACGCAGCCTCCGGCACAAGCCCGAAGCGCATCGGCCTGGCCCACCCCTCCATCTCGCCTTACGGAGTCTTCACCACCGCGGACGACCAGCAGATATTGATATCCATTCAGAACGACCGGGAGTGGGCAGCGCTGGCACGGGATGTCATGAAGCGACCCGAACTTATCGAAGACCCGCTCTTTGCGACAAACAACGCGCGGGTCGCAAACAGGCCCAATGTCGATGGGGCTGTACAGGCTGCCATCGGTGACCGAAACGCCGGCGAAATCGCCGAAACTCTCCTGACGGCGAATATCGCCTTCGCCGGTGTCAACGATATGGATGCACTTCTGAATCACCCGCATCTTTCGACAGCGACGGTTCAGACTCCAGACGGTGCGAATGTGCGACTACCGGCGCCCGCGGCGATTTTCGAAGGTGATCGGCGTATGGAAGAGGCCCGGTGTCCGTCTGTCGGAGAAAACAGCGCAGCGATCCGCGAGGAATTTTCAGCGCGGTGA
- the ade gene encoding adenine deaminase has product MQKLDSMIDQGTGRTVADLVLKNARFFDLVTGSLVTSDIAICGDRIVGTCETYHGKEEIDLAGKIVVPGFIDTHLHIESSLVTPHEFDRCVLPHGVTTAICDPHEIANVLGSEGIAFFLESSLQTIMDIRVQLSSCVPSSHLETSGADLPVEKLLPFRNHPNVIGLAEFMNFPGVLNKEPVALAKLEAFQGSHIDGHAPLLSGKDLNGYLAAEIRTDHECTTAAEALEKIRKGMHILVREGSVSKDLEALFPVMTERLSPYIALCTDDRNPLDIAEQGHLDYMIRTAIAAGIEPLVAYRAASISAARAFGLRDRGLVAPGWRADLNVIDTLEDCNVEMVFSGGRLVTPALFASRKPVEPVGLDSVHAPELSAADLSIAGSSEEIPVLGILPGKIITEHRRYRLPVKGNQASVDLQNDIVKVAVVERHGKNGNIGKGFVQGFGLKKGAIASTVGHDSHNLCVVGVSDEDMAIAANRLRELKGGFVVVEGGDVKAEIALPVAGLMSLEPYEEVRETLRDLRKAALALGSTLEEPFLQLAFLPLPVIPHLKISDMGLIDVDRFELISYQSGRDVLWPR; this is encoded by the coding sequence ATGCAGAAACTCGATTCGATGATCGACCAGGGAACGGGACGAACTGTTGCCGATCTGGTCTTGAAGAATGCTCGCTTCTTCGACCTGGTGACCGGTTCGCTTGTCACCTCGGATATCGCGATTTGCGGCGATCGTATCGTCGGCACGTGCGAAACCTATCATGGCAAGGAAGAAATCGACCTGGCCGGCAAAATCGTTGTCCCCGGCTTTATTGACACCCATCTTCACATCGAATCGTCTCTCGTTACACCGCACGAGTTTGATCGCTGCGTCCTGCCACATGGCGTGACCACCGCCATCTGCGATCCCCACGAGATCGCGAACGTTCTGGGTTCAGAAGGAATCGCCTTCTTTCTTGAATCCTCGCTTCAGACGATCATGGACATTCGCGTTCAACTTTCATCCTGCGTCCCCTCAAGTCACCTCGAAACCTCCGGCGCCGACCTGCCGGTCGAAAAGCTCCTGCCCTTCCGCAATCATCCCAATGTCATCGGATTGGCGGAATTCATGAACTTTCCAGGTGTGCTCAATAAGGAACCTGTGGCGCTGGCCAAGCTTGAGGCCTTTCAGGGCAGTCACATCGACGGGCACGCCCCCCTTCTGTCGGGCAAGGATTTGAACGGATATCTTGCTGCGGAAATCCGCACGGATCACGAGTGCACGACAGCCGCCGAGGCTCTCGAGAAGATCCGCAAGGGAATGCACATTCTGGTGCGCGAAGGGTCCGTCTCCAAGGATCTGGAAGCGCTTTTTCCGGTCATGACCGAAAGGCTTTCGCCCTACATTGCGCTTTGCACCGACGACCGCAATCCGCTCGACATCGCCGAGCAGGGTCATCTCGATTACATGATCCGAACCGCCATCGCGGCCGGGATCGAACCCCTGGTCGCCTATAGGGCAGCCTCAATATCCGCCGCTCGTGCTTTTGGCCTTCGCGACCGCGGCCTCGTTGCGCCGGGCTGGCGAGCCGATCTCAACGTCATCGACACGCTCGAGGACTGCAATGTCGAGATGGTGTTTTCAGGCGGTCGCCTCGTGACGCCGGCACTGTTTGCTAGCCGCAAGCCGGTTGAGCCGGTCGGACTCGATAGCGTTCACGCCCCGGAACTGTCGGCCGCGGACCTTTCGATTGCCGGCTCAAGCGAGGAAATACCGGTTCTCGGAATTCTGCCCGGCAAGATCATTACCGAGCATCGTCGGTATCGCCTGCCGGTCAAAGGCAACCAGGCGAGCGTCGATCTTCAGAACGATATCGTGAAGGTGGCTGTCGTCGAACGACATGGCAAGAACGGCAATATCGGCAAGGGGTTCGTACAGGGGTTCGGGCTGAAGAAAGGCGCAATCGCATCCACGGTCGGCCATGACAGCCACAATCTCTGCGTGGTTGGTGTATCCGACGAGGACATGGCCATTGCCGCGAACCGCCTGCGCGAGCTGAAAGGCGGCTTTGTGGTGGTGGAAGGCGGAGACGTCAAAGCCGAGATCGCTCTGCCTGTCGCTGGTCTTATGAGCCTCGAACCCTATGAGGAGGTCCGTGAGACTTTGAGAGACCTTCGGAAGGCGGCCCTTGCGCTCGGTTCGACATTGGAAGAGCCGTTCCTGCAGCTGGCGTTCCTGCCTCTCCCTGTCATACCCCATCTCAAGATTTCCGATATGGGCCTGATCGATGTCGACCGGTTTGAATTGATCTCCTACCAATCAGGCAGAGACGTTCTCTGGCCGAGATGA
- a CDS encoding formylglycine-generating enzyme family protein, with translation MKAPALSLKGSLVALGLAGLIAAAGAFALSAIAFERPDLSAMPRTLPVSIDEDGDHRTVWVQQLELSVAEWNRCYEDRGCGFDIRPRNGVDPEHLPATGLNHTDARQYVRWVSQKTGHPFRLPTSAEWTTMAKGVVKKEAEPIFDAPELSWASAYLIEKQKSRSLKRAGSFSVSAEGIGDLDGSVWEWTQDCYSSDVDPEHCAAFLVGGEHIAVIPFLERDPARGGCAVGTPPAHLGLRLVSDQEPPSA, from the coding sequence ATGAAGGCTCCCGCCTTGTCGCTCAAAGGTTCGCTGGTCGCTCTGGGGCTGGCCGGACTGATCGCGGCGGCGGGGGCCTTCGCGCTTTCTGCGATCGCCTTCGAGCGCCCCGACCTTTCGGCGATGCCGAGGACATTGCCGGTTTCGATCGATGAGGATGGCGATCACAGGACAGTTTGGGTGCAACAGCTCGAGTTGTCCGTCGCAGAATGGAACCGTTGCTATGAAGATCGGGGATGCGGCTTCGATATCCGCCCTCGCAATGGCGTCGATCCGGAGCATTTGCCCGCAACCGGCCTCAACCATACCGACGCAAGACAATATGTCCGATGGGTCAGTCAGAAGACCGGCCACCCTTTCCGACTTCCGACAAGCGCGGAATGGACGACGATGGCCAAGGGCGTAGTGAAGAAAGAGGCGGAGCCCATTTTCGATGCTCCGGAGTTAAGCTGGGCTTCGGCCTATCTCATCGAGAAACAGAAAAGCCGGAGCTTGAAACGGGCCGGTTCGTTCTCGGTCTCGGCGGAGGGAATCGGCGATCTCGATGGCTCCGTCTGGGAGTGGACACAGGATTGCTATTCCAGTGATGTGGATCCAGAGCACTGCGCCGCCTTCCTCGTTGGGGGCGAGCATATCGCTGTTATTCCATTTCTGGAGCGTGATCCCGCCCGAGGGGGGTGCGCTGTGGGGACGCCGCCCGCTCACCTCGGCCTCCGGCTCGTCTCCGACCAGGAGCCACCCAGCGCCTGA